From one Prosthecobacter vanneervenii genomic stretch:
- a CDS encoding prenyltransferase/squalene oxidase repeat-containing protein, protein MTEQAPMIPHHSCMGRVFQPLLSCTPGLLALFMFLLAAAASAQDPALRFGGAIPQEVETVYERGLAWLASKQSEDGSWQGGHTGAGIDGICLMAFLASGEDPNFGRYAPNIRRGLRAIIRSQDANSGYLPNSMYHHGFAMLSLSEAYGAVDESLLWEGGSSVRTIAQALDLAIRCASNAQKANRWGGWRYTPNSTDADTSVTGAVLMGLLAARNAGMAVPDEVIDTALEYMKRCTGRDGSVAYTGGFGGFGESMNRSAIATLVAAVSKHKDSEEFSATLKHITERLDHSEGTYKEYFRYYMAQALFQGDYASWQKWNAATARTLGETQGSDGSFAGSPYETGMSLLALGLNFRFLPIYER, encoded by the coding sequence ATGACTGAACAAGCCCCCATGATCCCGCACCACTCCTGCATGGGCCGTGTTTTCCAGCCCCTGCTTTCATGCACCCCGGGCCTTCTGGCGCTGTTCATGTTTCTTCTCGCTGCGGCTGCTTCTGCTCAGGATCCCGCCCTCCGTTTCGGTGGTGCCATTCCACAGGAGGTGGAGACCGTCTATGAGCGTGGCCTCGCCTGGCTCGCCTCAAAGCAGAGCGAGGACGGCAGCTGGCAGGGCGGCCATACCGGAGCCGGCATCGACGGCATCTGCCTCATGGCCTTTCTTGCCTCCGGCGAAGATCCCAATTTCGGCCGTTACGCTCCCAACATCCGCCGCGGCCTCCGCGCCATCATCCGCAGTCAGGATGCAAACAGTGGTTACCTCCCCAACAGCATGTACCACCACGGCTTCGCCATGCTCTCTCTCTCTGAAGCCTATGGCGCGGTTGACGAGTCCCTGCTCTGGGAAGGCGGCAGCTCTGTGCGCACCATCGCCCAGGCGCTCGATCTCGCCATCCGCTGTGCCAGCAACGCCCAGAAGGCCAACCGCTGGGGCGGCTGGCGCTACACCCCGAACTCCACAGATGCAGACACCTCCGTCACCGGCGCGGTTCTGATGGGCCTGCTCGCTGCACGCAATGCGGGCATGGCTGTCCCGGATGAAGTCATCGACACCGCCCTCGAATACATGAAACGCTGCACCGGCAGGGATGGCAGCGTCGCCTATACCGGCGGCTTCGGTGGCTTTGGCGAGTCCATGAACCGCAGCGCCATCGCCACGCTCGTCGCCGCCGTTTCCAAGCACAAGGACTCCGAGGAGTTCTCCGCCACCCTCAAACACATCACCGAGCGCCTTGATCACAGCGAGGGCACCTACAAGGAATACTTCCGCTACTACATGGCCCAGGCGCTCTTTCAGGGAGACTACGCCTCCTGGCAGAAATGGAATGCCGCCACTGCGCGCACCTTGGGGGAAACCCAGGGCTCTGATGGCAGCTTTGCCGGCAGTCCATACGAGACCGGCATGTCGCTTCTCGCCCTGGGGTTGAACTTCCGCTTCCTGCCCATCTATGAACGCTAG